From Buchnera aphidicola (Nurudea shiraii), the proteins below share one genomic window:
- a CDS encoding YchE family NAAT transporter produces the protein MNIPIFDFSIYISFFFSLFALVNPIGMIPIFTSITNTQSKKERNKTNFTANLAVICILFFSLLFGNVILDLFNISLNSFRIAGGILIISIAFSMVSGKFIDSIKDSKNKNLKNNLTKNIAVVPLAMPLIAGPGAISATIIWSTHYSSWINTLGCTITIILFSFLCWCLFKIAPLIVNFIGENGINIMTRIMGLLLMAIGVEFIIIALRSILFINI, from the coding sequence ATGAATATTCCTATTTTTGATTTTTCTATATATATAAGTTTCTTTTTCAGTTTATTTGCCTTAGTTAATCCTATTGGTATGATTCCTATTTTTACTAGTATAACTAACACTCAATCTAAAAAAGAGAGAAATAAAACTAACTTTACTGCGAATTTAGCGGTAATTTGTATTTTGTTTTTTTCGTTGTTATTCGGAAATGTCATTTTAGATTTATTTAATATTTCTTTAAACTCTTTTCGTATTGCTGGAGGAATATTAATTATTTCTATTGCATTTTCAATGGTTAGCGGAAAGTTTATAGACAGCATAAAAGATAGTAAAAATAAAAATTTAAAAAATAATTTAACTAAAAATATTGCAGTTGTACCATTGGCTATGCCATTAATAGCAGGACCAGGGGCTATTAGTGCTACTATAATTTGGAGTACACATTATTCAAGTTGGATAAATACTTTAGGATGTACTATTACCATTATTTTATTTTCATTTTTATGTTGGTGTTTATTTAAAATTGCGCCATTAATTGTTAATTTTATAGGAGAAAATGGAATTAACATTATGACTAGAATAATGGGTTTGTTATTGATGGCTATAGGTGTAGAATTTATTATTATAGCTTTAAGATCTATTTTGTTTATTAACATTTGA
- the mnmA gene encoding tRNA 2-thiouridine(34) synthase MnmA, whose translation MLKSKKKVILAMSGGVDSSVSAWILKQQNYHVEGLFMKNWEENNNKVYCSSKKDLEDAENVCNQLGIHLNKVNFSFEYWNNVFKKFIKEYKLGRTPNPDILCNKEIKFKIFYEFATNNLQADFIATGHYVCQKKINGSFCLLRGIDLSKDQSYFLYAINKKVLKKCLFPLGQLTKNIVRKIAKHLNLIVSDKKSSTGICFINPKNFNNFLRNYIFQKKGNIITPHKEVIGKHKGLMHYTLGQRKGLGIGGIKGIKNIPWYVVKKDIVCNTLMVSQGINNCYLMSIGLIAYKLHWINNIKLNNPFLCSVKIRSCHKDVSCQISLYRKKFLKVLFKHPISSITPGQSAVFYLSEICLGGGIIRERLPMLTL comes from the coding sequence ATGTTAAAATCAAAGAAGAAAGTAATTTTGGCTATGTCTGGTGGTGTGGACTCTTCTGTATCTGCATGGATTTTAAAACAGCAGAATTATCATGTAGAAGGGTTATTTATGAAGAACTGGGAAGAAAATAATAATAAAGTTTATTGCTCTTCCAAGAAAGATTTAGAAGATGCCGAAAATGTTTGTAACCAATTAGGTATACATTTAAACAAAGTAAATTTTTCTTTTGAATATTGGAACAATGTATTTAAAAAATTTATAAAGGAATATAAGTTAGGAAGAACTCCTAATCCTGATATATTATGTAATAAAGAAATAAAATTTAAAATATTTTATGAGTTTGCTACTAACAATTTACAAGCAGATTTTATTGCTACTGGTCACTATGTATGTCAAAAAAAGATTAATGGATCTTTTTGTTTATTAAGAGGTATAGACTTAAGCAAAGATCAAAGTTATTTTTTATATGCTATTAATAAAAAAGTGCTAAAGAAATGTTTATTTCCGTTAGGTCAGTTAACTAAAAATATTGTTCGAAAAATAGCTAAACATTTGAATTTAATTGTATCTGATAAGAAAAGTTCTACTGGAATTTGTTTTATTAATCCTAAAAATTTTAATAATTTTTTGAGAAATTATATTTTTCAAAAAAAAGGAAATATAATTACTCCTCACAAAGAAGTCATAGGTAAACATAAAGGATTAATGCATTATACTTTAGGGCAAAGAAAAGGATTAGGTATAGGGGGAATAAAAGGGATAAAAAACATTCCATGGTATGTAGTTAAAAAAGATATAGTATGTAATACTTTAATGGTTTCTCAAGGTATAAATAATTGTTATTTAATGTCTATAGGATTAATAGCATATAAATTGCATTGGATTAATAATATAAAATTAAATAATCCTTTTTTATGTTCAGTAAAAATACGATCTTGTCATAAAGACGTTTCGTGCCAAATATCTTTATATAGAAAGAAATTTTTAAAAGTATTATTTAAACATCCCATATCTTCAATTACTCCAGGACAATCTGCAGTATTTTATTTATCTGAAATATGTCTTGGAGGAGGAATTATTAGAGAAAGATTACCAATGTTAACGCTTTAA
- a CDS encoding SDR family oxidoreductase: MGFMKGKKILITGITNRYSIAFGIAKAMISQNATLAFTYHLDKVKEKVRSLSKELGVKIIFPCDVSSDESIKNLFFNISKKWKRFDGLVHSIAFSPKHQMSGDYVNNINRNDFLKVHDISSYSFVGMVKECRSMLRKNSSLLTLSYIGSKRAILNYNIMGVAKASLESNVRYMASSMGVDGIRVNAISSAPIRTLSSYGIKNFHKILNHSNTLTPYAHLVTTKDIGNTAAFLCSDLSKGITGQIIYVDGGFNITTSNFLEK; encoded by the coding sequence ATGGGTTTTATGAAAGGTAAAAAGATTTTAATTACAGGAATAACAAATCGATATTCTATAGCTTTTGGAATAGCAAAAGCGATGATTTCACAAAATGCTACTTTAGCATTTACATATCATTTAGATAAAGTTAAAGAAAAAGTACGTTCTTTATCAAAAGAATTAGGGGTAAAAATTATATTTCCATGTGATGTTTCTAGCGATGAAAGCATTAAAAATTTATTTTTTAATATATCTAAAAAATGGAAAAGATTTGATGGATTAGTACATTCTATTGCTTTTTCTCCAAAACATCAAATGTCTGGAGACTATGTAAATAATATAAATAGAAATGATTTTTTAAAAGTACATGATATAAGTTCTTATAGTTTTGTAGGAATGGTAAAAGAATGTCGATCTATGTTAAGAAAAAATTCTTCTCTTTTAACTTTGAGTTATATAGGTTCTAAAAGAGCAATTTTAAATTATAACATAATGGGTGTTGCTAAAGCTTCTTTAGAGTCAAATGTTAGATATATGGCTAGTAGTATGGGAGTTGACGGTATTAGAGTAAATGCTATTTCATCTGCTCCAATAAGAACATTATCTTCCTATGGAATTAAAAATTTTCATAAAATATTAAATCATAGTAATACTTTAACTCCTTATGCTCACTTAGTAACTACCAAAGATATAGGAAATACAGCAGCATTTTTATGTTCTGATTTGTCGAAAGGTATTACTGGACAAATTATTTATGTAGATGGGGGGTTTAACATTACTACTTCAAATTTTTTAGAAAAATAA
- a CDS encoding exoribonuclease II, with product MFHNHPLLSKLKRKLNSKIPRVEGIVRSTNKGFGFLEINSNTSYFIPPKNMRKVMHGDRIIAQIKIENFREVVYPEKLIEPFLSHFIGQIQRLKEKVYIKPDFPYLKEPIMCINFDSLKENIQNGDWVMAVLVQHRLKGDNQFSVKLIKFVAKNHNPLVPWIVTLSRHKLEMSEPKYNAHEIVFDNNSERIDLTNLHFITIDHCSTKDIDDAVFIKKSSSGIYSLIVAISDPTSYVSLESTLDNIALQRAFTNYLPGLNIPMLPKILSENKCSLKKNTRRPVIACQISFDCSGNILYKNTHFFLAWIMSKAQLSYDSVSDWLEHKEKITWRPESDLISNQLHLLHELCNLRTRWRKKYALLFKERPEYVFKLSNTFEILKIYVEPRRIAHKIVEEAMIAANVCAARLLSDKLGFGIYNTHSGFEPSNFKYITELLSEFGISSNVDELHTLKGFCKLKNILDNVSNDYLDIRIKKLLSFAEINNIPSPHFALGFPVYATWTSPIRKYSDMINHRLLKIIITGKGKAFSPRRDILNKINDKRRRIRMAERDIENWLYIIFFKNKNYKNKIFKAKIVDIFRGGMKTKLLENGANVFVPASFLHNTKDELICDQEKGIVYVMGEKYYTVSDIIKIMVIDAKIETRSIIGKPI from the coding sequence ATGTTTCATAATCACCCACTACTTTCGAAGTTAAAAAGAAAGTTGAACTCTAAAATACCTCGTGTAGAAGGAATAGTAAGGAGCACGAATAAAGGATTTGGATTTTTAGAAATTAATTCAAATACTAGTTATTTTATACCTCCTAAGAATATGAGAAAAGTAATGCATGGAGATCGTATTATAGCTCAAATAAAAATTGAAAATTTTAGAGAAGTTGTTTATCCGGAAAAATTAATAGAACCTTTTTTATCTCATTTTATTGGTCAAATACAACGACTTAAAGAAAAAGTGTATATAAAACCTGATTTTCCATATTTGAAAGAACCTATCATGTGTATAAATTTTGATTCTCTGAAAGAAAATATTCAAAATGGAGATTGGGTAATGGCTGTTTTAGTTCAACATAGATTAAAAGGCGACAATCAATTTTCTGTTAAATTAATAAAATTTGTTGCAAAAAATCATAATCCATTAGTTCCATGGATTGTAACTTTATCACGTCATAAATTGGAAATGTCAGAACCTAAATATAATGCTCATGAAATTGTGTTTGATAATAATAGCGAAAGGATAGATTTAACTAATTTACATTTCATTACTATTGATCATTGTTCTACAAAAGATATTGATGATGCTGTGTTTATAAAAAAAAGTTCTTCAGGTATTTATAGTTTAATTGTAGCTATTTCTGATCCTACTTCTTATGTTTCTTTAGAAAGTACATTAGATAATATTGCGTTACAGAGGGCATTTACTAATTATTTACCTGGTTTAAATATTCCTATGCTTCCTAAAATTTTGTCTGAAAATAAATGTTCATTAAAAAAAAACACGCGTCGTCCCGTTATTGCTTGTCAAATTTCATTTGACTGCAGTGGAAATATATTATATAAAAATACTCATTTCTTTTTAGCATGGATCATGTCTAAAGCACAGTTATCCTATGATTCTGTTTCAGATTGGTTAGAACATAAGGAAAAAATAACATGGCGTCCAGAATCTGATTTAATTTCTAATCAATTACATTTATTGCATGAATTATGTAATTTACGTACTCGATGGAGAAAAAAGTATGCACTGTTATTTAAAGAACGTCCAGAATATGTTTTTAAATTATCGAATACTTTTGAAATATTGAAAATATATGTTGAACCGAGACGAATAGCACATAAAATTGTCGAAGAAGCTATGATAGCTGCTAATGTATGTGCAGCAAGATTATTATCAGATAAATTAGGTTTTGGAATATATAATACACATTCTGGTTTTGAACCTAGTAATTTCAAGTATATTACGGAATTATTGTCTGAATTTGGAATTTCATCTAATGTAGATGAACTTCATACTTTAAAAGGATTTTGTAAACTTAAAAATATATTAGATAATGTTTCAAACGATTATCTTGATATCAGAATTAAAAAACTTTTATCTTTTGCAGAAATCAATAACATACCAAGTCCTCATTTTGCTTTAGGGTTTCCAGTATATGCTACATGGACCTCACCTATTAGAAAATATAGTGATATGATTAATCATCGTCTTTTGAAAATAATCATTACAGGAAAAGGAAAGGCTTTTTCTCCTAGACGTGATATCTTGAACAAGATAAATGACAAACGTCGTCGAATAAGAATGGCAGAACGAGATATAGAAAATTGGTTATATATTATTTTTTTTAAAAATAAGAATTATAAAAATAAAATTTTTAAAGCTAAAATAGTTGATATATTTCGAGGAGGAATGAAAACTAAATTGTTAGAAAACGGAGCAAATGTATTTGTACCAGCTTCTTTTTTGCATAATACAAAAGATGAATTAATTTGTGATCAAGAAAAAGGAATTGTGTATGTCATGGGGGAAAAATATTACACTGTTTCTGACATTATTAAGATTATGGTAATAGATGCTAAAATAGAAACAAGAAGCATTATAGGAAAGCCGATTTAA
- the lepB gene encoding signal peptidase I: MFVIRSFLYEPFKISSESMMPTLLSGDLILVQKFSYGIKNPITHSKWINISCPKHGDIVVFKYPLNTHINYIKRVIGLPGDKIIYNSLSKNLIVQFKNSNKKFLLPHTNITPSNFIQEIKNYTQYSFFDNYYKKYENVKNIFFRLNTCTEKLKNLRYNILFSKEILDKKNMYFQQINQKKGVWIVPKNMYFVMGDNRDNSLDSRYWGFVSDNNLIGKATIIWMSFEKINKNWIKSIKINRIGSIY, from the coding sequence TTGTTTGTAATTCGATCGTTTTTATATGAACCGTTTAAAATTTCGTCTGAATCAATGATGCCTACATTGCTATCAGGTGATCTAATATTAGTACAAAAATTTTCTTATGGAATCAAAAATCCTATTACTCATTCTAAATGGATTAATATAAGTTGTCCTAAACATGGTGACATAGTAGTTTTCAAATATCCTCTAAATACTCATATAAATTATATTAAACGAGTAATTGGATTACCCGGAGATAAAATTATATATAATTCATTATCTAAAAATTTAATTGTACAGTTTAAAAATTCTAATAAAAAATTTTTACTGCCTCATACAAATATAACACCTAGTAACTTTATTCAAGAGATTAAAAATTATACTCAATATTCCTTTTTTGATAATTACTACAAGAAATATGAAAATGTTAAAAATATCTTTTTTCGTTTAAATACGTGTACAGAAAAATTAAAAAATTTAAGATATAATATTCTATTTTCAAAGGAAATACTTGATAAAAAAAATATGTATTTTCAACAAATCAACCAAAAAAAAGGAGTATGGATTGTTCCAAAAAACATGTATTTTGTAATGGGTGATAATAGAGATAATAGCTTAGATAGTAGATATTGGGGATTTGTTTCAGATAATAACTTAATAGGAAAAGCTACTATCATATGGATGAGTTTTGAAAAAATAAATAAAAACTGGATAAAAAGTATTAAAATTAATCGAATTGGAAGTATATATTAA
- the lepA gene encoding translation elongation factor 4 yields the protein MKEIRNFCIIAHVDHGKSTISDRLIQICGGLSEREMCSQVLDSMELEKERGITIKARNVTIQYKSIKNKIYQLNFIDTPGHVDFSYEVSRSLSACEGVLLVVDSAQGVEAQTVSNCHKALNMNLKIIPVLNKIDLPNSNPKKVKKDIEEIIGISTNNAVYCSAKTGEGIIDLLECIIRDISPPKGNIYDNLQALIIDSWFDDYLGVVSLICVKNGVLKKKSKIKIMSTGKVYLVEKIGIFTPKKIKKDLLKCGEIGWVICGIKNTSGAPVGDTLTSFESPSTYVLSGFEKIKPKIYAGLFTMQSNQFKIFKNALKKLSLNDSSLFYELETSVALGFGFRCGFLGLLHMEIIKARLEREYDLKIITTQPTVIYKVVTNDDKTFFLDSPSKLPKTNVIKEIQEPIAKCKILLPTKYLGNILSLCSEKRGIQNDLIYYGNQVLLDYNIPMSEIISNFFDQLKSKSSGYASLEYNFESYQFSDMQKLEILINHQVIDALSFIVHKKKLAFQGRKIVEKIQKLIPRHQFDIIIQAVIGKKIIARSTIKQLRKNVIEKCYGGDITRKKKLLEKQKAGKKKMKRIGNINIPQEIFFICIK from the coding sequence ATGAAAGAAATAAGAAATTTTTGCATTATTGCTCACGTTGACCACGGAAAATCAACAATTTCTGATAGATTAATCCAAATTTGCGGAGGATTATCAGAAAGAGAAATGTGTTCTCAAGTATTAGATTCAATGGAATTAGAAAAAGAAAGAGGAATTACAATTAAAGCTCGTAATGTTACGATACAATACAAATCAATTAAAAACAAAATTTATCAATTAAATTTTATTGATACCCCTGGACATGTAGATTTCTCATATGAAGTATCACGTTCTTTATCTGCTTGTGAAGGAGTATTATTAGTTGTAGATTCAGCGCAAGGAGTAGAAGCTCAAACTGTATCTAATTGTCATAAAGCATTAAATATGAATTTAAAAATTATACCTGTATTAAATAAAATTGATTTACCTAATTCTAATCCTAAAAAAGTAAAAAAAGACATAGAAGAAATTATAGGAATTTCTACCAATAATGCAGTATATTGCTCAGCAAAAACTGGAGAAGGCATTATTGATCTATTAGAATGTATTATTCGTGATATTTCTCCTCCAAAAGGAAACATCTATGATAATTTACAAGCCTTAATTATTGATTCTTGGTTTGATGACTATTTAGGAGTAGTATCTTTAATATGCGTAAAAAATGGAGTGCTTAAAAAAAAATCTAAAATTAAAATTATGAGCACAGGAAAAGTTTATTTGGTAGAAAAAATAGGTATATTTACTCCTAAAAAAATAAAAAAGGACTTATTAAAATGCGGAGAAATAGGTTGGGTAATATGTGGAATTAAAAATACTTCTGGAGCTCCTGTAGGAGATACTTTAACATCTTTTGAAAGTCCATCAACATATGTATTATCAGGATTCGAAAAAATTAAACCTAAAATTTATGCAGGTTTATTCACTATGCAATCAAATCAATTTAAAATTTTTAAAAATGCACTAAAAAAATTAAGCTTAAATGATTCATCTTTATTTTACGAATTGGAAACTTCTGTAGCATTAGGATTTGGATTTAGATGTGGTTTTCTAGGATTATTACATATGGAAATCATAAAAGCTAGGTTAGAAAGAGAATATGACCTTAAAATAATAACTACACAACCTACTGTCATATATAAAGTGGTTACTAATGATGATAAAACATTCTTTTTAGACTCTCCGTCAAAATTACCTAAAACAAACGTAATAAAAGAAATTCAAGAACCTATAGCTAAATGTAAAATTTTACTTCCAACTAAATACTTAGGTAATATATTATCATTATGCTCAGAAAAAAGAGGAATACAAAATGATTTAATTTATTACGGAAATCAAGTATTATTAGATTATAATATCCCTATGTCAGAAATTATATCAAATTTCTTTGATCAACTTAAATCAAAATCTAGTGGATACGCCTCATTAGAATATAATTTTGAATCATATCAATTTTCCGATATGCAAAAATTAGAAATATTAATCAATCATCAAGTAATTGATGCTTTATCATTTATTGTTCACAAAAAAAAATTAGCTTTTCAAGGACGTAAAATAGTAGAAAAAATACAAAAATTAATTCCAAGACATCAATTTGACATTATCATTCAAGCAGTAATAGGAAAAAAAATTATTGCAAGATCTACTATCAAACAATTAAGAAAAAATGTTATAGAAAAATGTTATGGAGGAGATATAACTAGAAAAAAGAAATTATTAGAAAAACAAAAAGCTGGAAAGAAAAAAATGAAAAGAATAGGAAATATAAATATACCTCAAGAAATTTTTTTTATTTGTATTAAATAA
- the purB gene encoding adenylosuccinate lyase, with protein sequence MILSSLTAISPIDGRYSSHTTKLRDIFSEYAFLKFRVKVELLWLKKLLELHEIKTSLNENVVINCYLDEIIDNFSENDAQNIKKLEKTINHDVKSIEYFLKDKLFKILGQHKIINFVHFLCTSEDINNLAYSLMLKTARDKIIIPRWKNIIKEIKKIISNYYNFPILSRTHGQPATPSTIGKEMANFSYRIERQLRQLKNINLLGKMNGSTGNYNAHYAAYPSINWHQVSQDFVLSLGLIWNPYTTQIEPHDYISEFFSCISRVNTILINFNQDMWGYISLNYFIQKNNHNEVGSSIMPHKINPINFENSEGNLGLANAMIGYFINKLPISRWQRDLSDSTVLRNIGSAIAYSIIAYDSFITGIRKLKVNEVQLLEDLDKHWEILAEPIHTIMCKYGIRNAYDQLKILTKGKKINSAIIHSYINSLTIPEEEKLQLIQLTPMNYLGLSTKLAKNFKNQQYHE encoded by the coding sequence ATGATATTGTCATCTCTTACTGCTATTTCACCTATTGATGGACGTTATAGTAGTCATACTACTAAATTACGAGATATTTTTAGTGAATATGCATTTTTAAAATTTCGCGTAAAAGTTGAGTTATTATGGCTCAAGAAATTATTAGAATTACATGAAATAAAAACATCTTTAAACGAAAATGTAGTAATTAATTGTTATCTTGATGAAATCATAGATAATTTTAGTGAAAATGATGCTCAAAATATAAAAAAATTAGAAAAAACTATTAATCATGATGTAAAATCTATCGAATATTTTTTGAAAGATAAGCTTTTTAAAATATTAGGACAACATAAGATTATTAATTTCGTACATTTTTTATGTACTTCAGAAGATATAAATAATTTAGCTTATTCACTCATGCTAAAAACTGCTAGAGATAAAATAATTATTCCACGTTGGAAAAATATTATAAAAGAAATAAAGAAAATTATATCTAATTACTATAACTTTCCTATTTTATCACGTACTCATGGCCAACCAGCTACTCCATCTACTATCGGAAAAGAAATGGCTAATTTTTCTTACAGGATAGAACGTCAATTAAGACAATTGAAAAATATAAACTTATTAGGAAAAATGAATGGTTCTACTGGGAATTACAATGCACATTATGCCGCTTATCCTAGTATTAATTGGCATCAAGTTAGTCAAGATTTTGTTTTATCTCTTGGATTAATTTGGAATCCTTATACTACTCAGATTGAGCCACATGATTATATCTCAGAATTCTTTAGTTGCATATCAAGAGTTAACACAATTTTAATCAATTTTAATCAGGATATGTGGGGATATATTTCTTTAAATTATTTTATTCAAAAAAATAATCATAATGAAGTCGGATCGTCTATCATGCCACATAAAATAAATCCTATTAATTTTGAAAACTCTGAAGGCAATTTAGGTCTTGCAAATGCTATGATTGGTTATTTTATTAATAAATTACCAATTTCACGTTGGCAAAGAGATTTAAGTGATTCTACAGTTTTACGAAATATAGGATCAGCAATAGCATATTCAATTATAGCGTATGATTCTTTTATAACTGGAATACGAAAATTAAAAGTGAATGAAGTACAACTATTAGAAGATTTAGATAAACATTGGGAAATATTAGCAGAACCTATTCATACCATTATGTGCAAATATGGAATAAGAAATGCTTATGATCAATTGAAAATTTTAACAAAAGGAAAAAAAATTAACTCAGCTATTATTCATAGTTATATTAATAGTTTAACTATTCCAGAAGAAGAAAAATTACAATTAATTCAATTAACACCAATGAATTATTTAGGGTTATCAACAAAATTAGCAAAAAATTTTAAAAATCAGCAATATCACGAATAA
- the lipB gene encoding lipoyl(octanoyl) transferase LipB, which yields MKFKVKIRNLGLRNINVVSNRMQEFTITRNKFSLDEVWLVQHYSVFTLGVSEKKYDWIVPRYIPVVFSNRGGKITYHGPGQLVVYFLIDLVRRKLKIKDFIMLLQKIVLSTLKYFSIDAYVLNKFPGIYVSNRKICSFGFKIIRGCSFYGIALNIDMDLSPFDYINPCGNNIKMTQIVDFQPHLNFKIVQSLLFNNIKKYFQ from the coding sequence GTGAAATTTAAGGTAAAAATTCGTAACCTAGGATTACGTAATATTAACGTTGTTTCAAATCGAATGCAAGAATTTACTATTACACGAAATAAATTTTCATTAGATGAAGTGTGGTTAGTTCAACATTATTCTGTTTTTACACTTGGAGTGAGTGAAAAAAAATATGATTGGATTGTTCCAAGATATATTCCTGTTGTGTTCAGCAATAGAGGTGGAAAAATAACGTATCATGGCCCAGGACAATTGGTTGTTTATTTTTTAATAGATTTAGTTCGTAGAAAATTAAAAATTAAAGATTTTATTATGTTATTACAAAAAATAGTATTGTCTACTTTAAAATATTTTTCTATTGATGCATATGTACTAAATAAATTTCCTGGAATATATGTTAGTAATAGAAAAATATGTTCTTTTGGCTTTAAAATTATACGAGGTTGTTCTTTTTATGGCATTGCTTTAAACATTGATATGGATTTGTCTCCATTTGATTATATTAATCCTTGCGGAAACAATATAAAAATGACTCAAATTGTAGATTTTCAACCTCATCTAAACTTCAAAATAGTTCAATCGCTTTTATTTAATAATATAAAAAAATATTTTCAATAA
- a CDS encoding transglycosylase SLT domain-containing protein encodes MILCSGFKTFEKNPSKCYEKQTYNYFCKINFVNFFSKIIQQSSKKYNVDPNLVKSIICVESSGNIKAISRSKAIGLMQIKQFSAGKEVYRFQGKSGQPSIYDLYNPKTNIEIGTAYIHILQEKNLSGIHNLEILRYATIVSYSNGPNMLLKIFSNNRLSAIKKINKLKKQEFLNYIKKNTQNCKLGNILKKL; translated from the coding sequence ATGATATTATGTTCTGGATTTAAAACATTTGAAAAAAATCCTAGCAAGTGTTATGAAAAACAGACATATAATTATTTTTGTAAAATTAATTTCGTTAATTTTTTTTCTAAAATAATTCAACAATCTTCCAAAAAATATAATGTAGATCCCAATTTGGTCAAATCTATTATTTGTGTTGAGTCATCTGGAAATATAAAAGCTATTAGTCGTTCCAAAGCAATTGGATTAATGCAAATTAAGCAATTTAGTGCAGGAAAAGAAGTATATCGTTTCCAGGGAAAATCAGGTCAACCTTCTATTTATGATTTATATAATCCTAAAACTAATATTGAAATAGGAACGGCATACATTCACATTTTACAAGAAAAGAACTTGTCAGGAATTCATAATTTAGAAATTTTAAGGTATGCTACTATTGTGTCATACTCAAATGGACCAAATATGTTATTAAAAATTTTTTCTAATAATAGATTGTCAGCAATAAAAAAAATAAATAAACTAAAAAAACAAGAATTTTTAAATTATATAAAAAAAAACACCCAGAATTGCAAGCTTGGAAATATCTTGAAAAAGTTATAA
- a CDS encoding DUF489 family protein yields MNKNFYSIMLSLSGIFQSISIVCQLSQTGICNYDAFKISINSILNINPETTLSVYGNSEKNLKLGITTLLSLLNNSNSYKVSGRMLRYIMRIIILEKKLKKNIFYSEMLFKQISELVQKNINCINSYDILSDQLSKIYLSVFSKLGSRIKIFGSHKVLKDILVQNKIRCALLSGIRSVVLWKQVGGSFLQLVFCKNQIYSQANNVFKKNFFNF; encoded by the coding sequence GTGAATAAAAACTTCTATTCAATTATGTTATCTCTTTCTGGAATATTTCAATCTATTTCTATTGTTTGTCAGTTATCTCAAACTGGGATATGTAATTATGATGCATTTAAAATTAGTATCAATAGTATATTAAATATAAATCCTGAAACTACATTATCTGTTTATGGAAATTCAGAAAAAAATTTAAAATTAGGTATAACGACATTATTATCTTTATTAAATAATTCTAATAGTTATAAAGTTTCAGGAAGAATGTTGCGTTATATAATGAGAATAATTATTCTAGAAAAAAAATTAAAAAAAAATATCTTTTATAGTGAGATGTTATTTAAACAAATTTCTGAACTAGTTCAAAAAAATATAAATTGTATTAATTCATATGATATATTGTCTGATCAACTATCTAAAATATATTTAAGTGTTTTTAGTAAGCTAGGTTCACGTATAAAAATATTTGGTTCACATAAAGTATTAAAAGACATATTAGTACAAAATAAAATTCGCTGTGCATTACTATCAGGAATCAGATCAGTTGTTTTATGGAAGCAAGTTGGTGGAAGTTTTTTGCAACTTGTGTTTTGTAAAAATCAGATATATAGTCAAGCTAATAATGTATTTAAAAAAAATTTTTTTAACTTTTAA